A genomic stretch from Lathyrus oleraceus cultivar Zhongwan6 chromosome 2, CAAS_Psat_ZW6_1.0, whole genome shotgun sequence includes:
- the LOC127121727 gene encoding LL-diaminopimelate aminotransferase, chloroplastic has protein sequence MYKTSNLSSMFSPNSLQPRMLVNRFSCTLKNQSVRIGHCTKVPRNVNMEKLQHGYLFPEIERHELLHLKKYPNANLIDLGIGDTTEPLPTLVTSSMVDVSYEDSFC, from the exons ATGTACAAGACATCAAATTTGAGTTCAATGTTTAGTCCAAATTCTTTGCAGCCTAGGATGTTAGTGAACAG GTTTTCATGCACATTGAAGAATCAAAGTGTCAGAATTG GACACTGCACAAAGGTACCTAGGAATGTAAACATGGAGAAACTGCAACATGGTTATTTATTTCCTGAG ATTGAAAGACATGAGCTTCTTCACTTAAAGAAGTATCCAAATGCAAATCTGATAGACCTTGGAATTGGTGACACTACAGAACCTTTACCAACACTTGTAACATCAAGCATGGTTGATGTAAGTTATGAAGATTCTTTCTGTTGA
- the LOC127121726 gene encoding zinc finger BED domain-containing protein RICESLEEPER 2-like, whose product MGQPNQTIPTEYVMNEVGSTATTEVVGAELVNTQLTKKRKASASGSRQSSACWEHFIRLPDDLVDTPTAACKHCHKKYLCDPRTHGTTNMNHHILKCAKKPRTIDPTQTILTYPSAEGSSLGHVSSKFDKQACRKALSIFVVLDEQPFSAVEGEGFKYYSKVMQPQFTLPSRRTVARDCFQLHLDEKQKLKAFFKSDCNRVALTTDCWTSIQNQNYLTLTAHFVDNEWNYQKRIISFTVIPNHKGDTVGRKIEEVLRDWGIRNVSTITVDNATSNDVAVAYLHRKISTMNGMMGDGKCFHMRCAAHILNLVVNEGLKDKHLSITSVRDAVRFVKSSPHRAAKFKECIEFAGITCKKLVCLDVSTRWNATYLMLEAAEKFQAAFDKLEYEESSYREFFGKGSPPSSDDWDIVRAFISFLKLFYEATNVFSTSQSVSLHSAFHQVSAIYCELKQATMNLNGVFASVGGDMMEKYNRYWGCATKMNKLIYFGIILDPRYKLSYIEWTFKDMYGVGSVFATGLMKSIKESLQKLYDWYKQAYDQNHSRQPLGNGENNVSNDETTAGRPSLMARADAFEQHLEEQDSIDQQNELEGFYSSNVYGCIRKCL is encoded by the exons ATGGGTCAGCCTAATCAAACTATACCTACTGAATATGTCATGAATGAAGTTGGTTCAACAGCAACAACTGAAGTTGTTGGAGCAGAATTAGTTAATACCCAACTTACAAAGAAGAGGAAAGCTAGTGCAAGTGGTTCTAGGCAATCATCTGCTTGTTGGGAGCACTTTATTAGATTACCAGATGACTTAGTTGATACACCAACTGCAGCTTGTAAACACTGCCACAAAAAATACCTATGTGACCCTAGGACTCATGGCACCACCAACATGAACCATCACATTCTAAAATGTGCAAAGAAGCCTAGAACCATTGATCCCACCCAAACTATTCTGACATACCCCTCTGCAGAAGGATCTAGTTTGGGTCATGTTAGCTCCAAATTTGACAAGCAAGCTTGTAGAAAAGCTTTGTCAATTTTTGTGGTTCTAGATGAACAACCATTTAGTGCAGTTGAGGGGGAAGGTTTTAAGTACTATTCTAAAGTAATGCAGCCCCAGTTTACTCTCCCATCTAGGCGTACAGTAGCTAGAGACTGTTTTCAGCTACACTTGGATGAGAAACAAAAACTAAAAGCCTTCTTTAAGTCTGACTGCAATAGAGTAGCACTTACTACTGATTGTTGGACTTCTATCCAAAATCAAAACTACTTAACCCTTACGGCACACTTTGTGGATAACGAATGGAACTATCAAAAGAGAATTATAAGCTTCACAGTTATTCCAAACCACAAGGGTGATACGGTAGGTAGGAAGATTGAAGAGGTGTTAAGGGATTGGGGAATTAGGAATGTGTCTACCATAACTGTTGATAATGCAACTTCAAATGATGTAGCTGTAGCATATTTGCATAGAAAAATATCAACTATGAATGGGATGATGGGGGATGGAAAATGTTTTCATATGAGGTGCGCTGCTCACATATTGAATTTGGTGGTAAATGAGGGCTTGAAAGATAAACATTTGTCTATTACTAGTGTTAGGGATGCTGTTAGATTTGTCAAGTCCTCACCTCATAGGGCAGCCAAGTTTAAAGAGTGCATTGAATTTGCTGGAATAACTTGTAAAAAACTAGTATGTCTTGATGTTTCAACTCGTTGGAACGCGACATATTTGatgcttgaggctgcagagaaATTTCAAGCTGCTTTTGATAAGCTTGAGTATGAAGAGTCGAGCTACAGGGAGTTCTTTGGAAAAGGTAGTCCTCCTAGTAGTGATGATTGGGACATTGTTAGAGCTTTCATCTCTTTTTTAAAGTTATTCTATGAAGCAACTAATGTTTTTTCCACCTCTCAAAGTGTGAGTTTGCATAGTGCTTTTCACCAAGTGTCTGCGATCTATTGTGAGTTGAAGCAAGCTACTATGAACTTGAATGGTGTTTTTGCAAGTGTGGGTGGGGACATGATGGAAAAGTATAATAGATATTGGGGGTGTGCTACTAAGATGAACAAGTTGAtttattttggaatcattttggatCCAAGATACAAGTTGAGTTATATTGAGTGGACTTTTAAGGATATGTATGGAGTCGGATCTGTGTTTGCTACCGGGTTGATGAAATCTATAAAAGAGAGCTTACAAAAATTGTATGATTGGTATAAGCAAGCTTATGACCAAAATCATAGTAGACAACCTCTTGGTAATGGTGAAAACAATGTTTCCAATGATGAAACAACAGCTGGCCGTCCTTCACTAATGGCTAGAGCCGATGCTTTTGAGCAACATTTAGAGGAACAAGACTCGATTGATCAACAAAATGAGCTTGAGGGTTTTTACTCTAGTAA TGTCTACGGTTGCATCAGAAAGTGCCTTTAG